A single window of Salvia splendens isolate huo1 chromosome 8, SspV2, whole genome shotgun sequence DNA harbors:
- the LOC121743119 gene encoding auxin-binding protein T85-like: MFRRRWYILFTALLISAAAAEASRRATDGLPIVRNISEMAEDSYGLPGFSHITIAGSIMHGFKEVEVWHQTLGPGAGTPIHRHSCEEIFVVLEGSGTLYLASNSHLKHPGTPQHFPFSSNSTFHIPVDNAHQVVNTNQDQHLKFLVVISKPPMKLFVYDDWFVPHIAAKLLFPVFWDEKSYQTPQVNDEL, from the exons ATGTTCCGCCGCcgatggtacattttattcactGCCCTTTTaatctccgccgccgccgccgaggCTTCACGTCGTGCAACCGACG GGCTACCTATTGTGAGAAATATCAGTGAGATGGCAGAGGATAGCTACGGTCTTCCTGGTTTTTCTCACATCACCATTGCTGGTTCAATCATGCACGGATTTAAAGAG GTTGAAGTGTGGCATCAGACACTTGGTCCAGGAGCAGGAACACCCATTCACAGGCATTCATGTGAGGAAATCTTTGTGGTTTTAGAGGGCAGTGGCACTCTTTATCTTGCCTCTAATTCACACCTCAAACATCCCGGCACCCCACAACACTTCCCCTTTTCCTCAAACTCTACGTTTCACATTCCCGTAGACAACGCTCATCAG GTTGTGAACACGAACCAAGATCAACATTTGAAGTTTCTAGTTGTCATAAGTAAGCCCCCGATGAAACT GTTCGTATATGACGACTGGTTCGTGCCGCACATTGCTGCCAAATTGTTATTCCCTGTTTTTTGGGACGAAAAGAGTTATCAGACGCCTCAAGTGAACGATGAGCTCTAA
- the LOC121743118 gene encoding protein RESISTANCE TO PHYTOPHTHORA 1, chloroplastic-like, with translation MSALTSSSLFNSHSISRFPSSFSHPTSYSIRIGFPIKIPRIRASSNELDIKTDQQSVEDVQEPDNDLRTEKGSNNSSGTTPALDKDLKKVVQKTAATFAPRASTASKNPAVPGTVLYTVFEVQGYASLLLGGALSFNLVFPSNEPDLWRLMGMWSIWMFTIPSLRARDCSKNEKEALNYLFLLVPLLNVTIPFFLKSFAVVWSADVVAFFGMYAWKLGWFSQRE, from the exons ATGAGCGCTCTAACCTCATCCTCTCTCTTCAACTCTCATAGCATTTCAAGATTTCCATCATCATTTTCACACCCCACAAGTTATTCCATCAGGATTGGTTTTCCCATCAAGATTCCCAGAATCCGAGCGAGTTCAAACGAGCTAGACATCAAAACAGACCAACAATCTGTAGAAGATGTTCAAGAACCTGATAATGATCTAAGAACTGAAAAGGGCAGCAATAATTCAAGTGGGACAACACCAGCACTAGATAAAGATCTCAAAAAG GTAGTCCAAAAGACTGCAGCTACTTTTGCACCAAGGGCTTCCACTGCATCCAAAAACCCTGCTGTGCCAGGCACTGTTTTATACACCGTGTTTGAGGTTCAAGGATACGCATCTCTGTTGCTAGGAGGAGCTCTCTCCTTCAACCTCGTATTCCCATCAAACGAGCCAGATCTATGGCGGCTGATGGGCATGTGGTCCATATGGATGTTCA CTATTCCTTCCCTTCGTGCACGGGACTGTTCCAAGAACGAGAAAGAAGCTCTCAACtatctcttcctcctcgttcCATTGCTCAATGTCACGATCCCATTTTTCTTGAAATCATTTGCAGTCGTCTGGTCTGCAGACGTTGTAGCCTTCTTTGGGATGTATGCTTGGAAG CTCGGATGGTTTTCTCAGAGAGAGTAG
- the LOC121743129 gene encoding RNA demethylase ALKBH10B-like isoform X1 gives MPAAAGVAAATQRDRAAMKPMVVPAVVQQPQLPMMTAASEAFAKDAIIAWFRCEFAAANAVIDALCSHLTQLEDGSASAASYESAFAAIHRRRLNWIPILQMQKYFSIADVTAELKKVVEKKRSENDVEVKKPQEVVKGDCAETIDEKEKQIDSNQENSLVSNKNGGGEVVDEDFSSEITDTAGSQEVQPFSEPVDICSNHEQCEARRAEIKMTKGFVAKEPVKGHMVNAVRGLKLYEDIFTDTQLSKLNDFVNELRVAGQNGELSGETFILYNQQTKGNKRELIQLGVPIFGHVKDTFQRNYIEPIPALLEGVIDHLIQWRLLPNNRKPNSCIINFFDEGEYSQPFLKPPHLEQPLSTLLLSESTMAFGRMLVSDGEGNYRGPLMLSPKEGSLLVMRGNSSDTARHVMCSSPNKRVSITFFRVRAEIESHTSPEMATSSKAMTLWQPGVPMSNNYGPVNMMPRWGIVRSPVVMLAAAPIRPVIVNPRKIQRSGTGVFLPWNVGSRKHAKHLPPRAQRGRFLALPPPTDAKKNKK, from the exons ATGCCGGCGGCAGCAGGCGTAGCAGCAGCAACGCAGCGCGATCGGGCGGCCATGAAACCCATGGTGGTTCCCGCAGTGGTTCAGCAGCCTCAGTTGCCGATGATGACGGCGGCATCCGAGGCGTTCGCCAAGGACGCCATTATCGCCTGGTTCCGCTGTGAATTTGCTGCGGCGAACGCGGTTATTGATGCGCTCTGCAGCCACCTGACGCAGCTGGAGGACGGTTCAGCCTCTGCTGCGTCATACGAATCGGCTTTCGCCGCGATTCACCGCCGGAGGTTGAATTGGATTCCAATTCTTCAGATGCAGAAGTACTTTTCCATCGCCGACGTGACGGCGGAGCTGAAGAAGGTGGTGGAGAAGAAGAGATCGGAGAATGACGTGGAGGTGAAGAAGCCTCAGGAAGTGGTGAAAGGTGACTGTGCAGAGACGATCGACGAGAAAGAGAAACAGATTGACAGTAATCAGGAAAATTCATTGGTGAGTAATAAAAATGGCGGAGGTGAAGTAGTTGATGAAGATTTCTCTTCAGAAATTACAGATACAG CAGGGTCCCAAGAAGTGCAACCCTTCTCAGAACCTGTTGATATCTGTTCTAACCATGAACAGTGTGAGGCACGTCGTGCTGAGATCAAGATGACAAAAGGTTTTGTAGCAAAGGAACCAGTGAAAGGGCACATG GTGAATGCTGTTAGAGGTCTTAAGTTATATGAAGACATATTCACTGATACCCAACTATCTAAATTGAATGACTTTGTTAATGAACTCCGAGTTGCTGGTCAGAATGGTGAACTCTCAG GAGAAACCTTCATCTTATATAATCAGCAGACGAAAGGGAACAAGCGAGAGTTGATTCAGCTTGGAGTTCCCATTTTTGGGCACGTTAAAGATACATTCCAAAGAA ACTATATTGAGCCGATCCCAGCTCTTCTTGAAGGTGTAATTGATCACTTGATTCAGTGGCGTTTGCTCCCAAATAATAGGAAACCAAACAGTTGCATCATCAACTTCTTTGATGAG ggGGAGTATTCTCAGCCTTTTCTAAAACCACCCCACCTGGAGCAGCCTCTTTCCACTCTCCTCCTCTCTGAATCAACAATGGCCTTTGGCCGCATGCTTGTGAGCGACGGTGAAGGGAATTACAGAGGGCCTCTAATGCTCTCTCCAAAAGAAGG GTCTCTTTTAGTGATGAGGGGAAACAGCTCGGATACAGCAAGACACGTCATGTGCTCCTCTCCAAACAAGAGGGTGAGCATCACTTTCTTCAGAGTCCGAGCGGAGATAGAAAGCCATACATCTCCGGAGATGGCCACTTCATCCAAAGCAATGACTCTATGGCAGCCTGGCGTCCCTATGTCGAATAACTATGGGCCGGTGAATATGATGCCCAGATGGGGTATTGTCCGTTCTCCCGTGGTAATGTTAGCAGCCGCCCCCATTCGCCCTGTGATTGTTAACCCAAGAAAGATCCAACGTAGCGGTACTGGGGTATTCTTACCATGGAATGTTGGTTCGCGGAAGCATGCAAAACATCTCCCACCGCGTGCCCAGAGAGGACGGTTTCTGGCTCTACCTCCCCCAACCGAtgctaaaaaaaataagaagtga
- the LOC121743129 gene encoding RNA demethylase ALKBH10B-like isoform X2 — MPAAAGVAAATQRDRAAMKPMVVPAVVQQPQLPMMTAASEAFAKDAIIAWFRCEFAAANAVIDALCSHLTQLEDGSASAASYESAFAAIHRRRLNWIPILQMQKYFSIADVTAELKKVVEKKRSENDVEVKKPQEVVKGDCAETIDEKEKQIDSNQENSLVSNKNGGGEVVDEDFSSEITDTGSQEVQPFSEPVDICSNHEQCEARRAEIKMTKGFVAKEPVKGHMVNAVRGLKLYEDIFTDTQLSKLNDFVNELRVAGQNGELSGETFILYNQQTKGNKRELIQLGVPIFGHVKDTFQRNYIEPIPALLEGVIDHLIQWRLLPNNRKPNSCIINFFDEGEYSQPFLKPPHLEQPLSTLLLSESTMAFGRMLVSDGEGNYRGPLMLSPKEGSLLVMRGNSSDTARHVMCSSPNKRVSITFFRVRAEIESHTSPEMATSSKAMTLWQPGVPMSNNYGPVNMMPRWGIVRSPVVMLAAAPIRPVIVNPRKIQRSGTGVFLPWNVGSRKHAKHLPPRAQRGRFLALPPPTDAKKNKK; from the exons ATGCCGGCGGCAGCAGGCGTAGCAGCAGCAACGCAGCGCGATCGGGCGGCCATGAAACCCATGGTGGTTCCCGCAGTGGTTCAGCAGCCTCAGTTGCCGATGATGACGGCGGCATCCGAGGCGTTCGCCAAGGACGCCATTATCGCCTGGTTCCGCTGTGAATTTGCTGCGGCGAACGCGGTTATTGATGCGCTCTGCAGCCACCTGACGCAGCTGGAGGACGGTTCAGCCTCTGCTGCGTCATACGAATCGGCTTTCGCCGCGATTCACCGCCGGAGGTTGAATTGGATTCCAATTCTTCAGATGCAGAAGTACTTTTCCATCGCCGACGTGACGGCGGAGCTGAAGAAGGTGGTGGAGAAGAAGAGATCGGAGAATGACGTGGAGGTGAAGAAGCCTCAGGAAGTGGTGAAAGGTGACTGTGCAGAGACGATCGACGAGAAAGAGAAACAGATTGACAGTAATCAGGAAAATTCATTGGTGAGTAATAAAAATGGCGGAGGTGAAGTAGTTGATGAAGATTTCTCTTCAGAAATTACAGATACAG GGTCCCAAGAAGTGCAACCCTTCTCAGAACCTGTTGATATCTGTTCTAACCATGAACAGTGTGAGGCACGTCGTGCTGAGATCAAGATGACAAAAGGTTTTGTAGCAAAGGAACCAGTGAAAGGGCACATG GTGAATGCTGTTAGAGGTCTTAAGTTATATGAAGACATATTCACTGATACCCAACTATCTAAATTGAATGACTTTGTTAATGAACTCCGAGTTGCTGGTCAGAATGGTGAACTCTCAG GAGAAACCTTCATCTTATATAATCAGCAGACGAAAGGGAACAAGCGAGAGTTGATTCAGCTTGGAGTTCCCATTTTTGGGCACGTTAAAGATACATTCCAAAGAA ACTATATTGAGCCGATCCCAGCTCTTCTTGAAGGTGTAATTGATCACTTGATTCAGTGGCGTTTGCTCCCAAATAATAGGAAACCAAACAGTTGCATCATCAACTTCTTTGATGAG ggGGAGTATTCTCAGCCTTTTCTAAAACCACCCCACCTGGAGCAGCCTCTTTCCACTCTCCTCCTCTCTGAATCAACAATGGCCTTTGGCCGCATGCTTGTGAGCGACGGTGAAGGGAATTACAGAGGGCCTCTAATGCTCTCTCCAAAAGAAGG GTCTCTTTTAGTGATGAGGGGAAACAGCTCGGATACAGCAAGACACGTCATGTGCTCCTCTCCAAACAAGAGGGTGAGCATCACTTTCTTCAGAGTCCGAGCGGAGATAGAAAGCCATACATCTCCGGAGATGGCCACTTCATCCAAAGCAATGACTCTATGGCAGCCTGGCGTCCCTATGTCGAATAACTATGGGCCGGTGAATATGATGCCCAGATGGGGTATTGTCCGTTCTCCCGTGGTAATGTTAGCAGCCGCCCCCATTCGCCCTGTGATTGTTAACCCAAGAAAGATCCAACGTAGCGGTACTGGGGTATTCTTACCATGGAATGTTGGTTCGCGGAAGCATGCAAAACATCTCCCACCGCGTGCCCAGAGAGGACGGTTTCTGGCTCTACCTCCCCCAACCGAtgctaaaaaaaataagaagtga